The Nocardioides ochotonae genome segment CGCAACGACGACTACTACGGCGAGCAGCCCGAGTTCGAGCGCCTGGTGTTCCTGTTCACCGACGAGGACGCGACCCTCGCGGCGCTCCGGGCGGGCGAGGTCGACCTGGCCGGCGTCCCCTCGTCGATGGCCTCCGAGGACGTCGCGGACATGTCGCTCGTCACGGTGCCCAGCCTCGACAACCGCGCGCTGTCCTTCCCGACGCTGCCCGACGAGGGCCGCACGACCGAGGACGGGCGCCCGATCGGCAACGACGTGAGCGCCGACGTCGCCGTCCGGCGCGCGATCAACCTCGCCGTCGACCGCGAGGCGCTCGTCGCCGGCGTGCTCGACGGCCACGGCTCCCCGGCGTACGGCCCGGTCGACGAGGCGCCGTGGTTCGAGCCCTCGACAGCGATCGAGGACGCCGACCCCGACGCGGCGGCCGCGCTCCTGGAGGAGGCCGGCTGGACCGACGAGGACGGCGACGGGGTGCGCGAGAAGGATGGCATCGCTGCGGAGCTGACCCTGTACTACCCGGCCGGCGACTCCCTGCGCCAGAACCTCGCGCTCGCCGTCGTCGACATGGTCGACGACGCGGGGATCGCGATCACGCCGCGGGCCGGCAGCTGGGAGGAGATCGAGCAGCACCTGCACGCCGATCCGGTCCTCTTCGGCTGGGGCAGCCACGACCCGATGGAGATGTACAACCACCTCGCCTCATCCCAGGCCGGGGTCGAGTACAACAACCCCGGGATGTACGCCGACGACGAGGTCGACCGGCACCTCGAGGCCGCGCTGGCGGCCACCGACCCCGAGACCGCCTCCCGGCACTGGCAGGCCGCCCAGGTGCCGTCGGGTCCGGCCGCCGACGCCCCGTGGGCGTGGCTGGTCAACCTCGACCACACCTACTACGCCCGGTCCTGCCTCGACCTCGGTGACCCGGTCGTCGAGCCGCACGGCCACGGGTGGCCCCTGACCGCGGGCATCGCCGACTGGCGGTGGTCGTGCTGAGGCTGCTGCGCGGCGTCGGCACCAGGGCCGCCCAGCTGGCGCTGCTGCTCGCCGCGGTCGCCGTGGCGTCCTTCGCGCTGATGTCGGCCTCGCCGGTCGACCCGGTGGACGCCTACATCGGTGCCGAGCTCAGCGCCGTCGGGCCCGAGCAGCGCGAGCTCATCGAGCAGCGCTGGGCCCTGGACGACTCCGCGCCGGAGCGCTTCGTGGCGTGGGCCGGTGAGCTGCTGCGCGGCAACGCGGGGGAGTCGCACATCTACGGCCAGCCGGTCACCGAGGTGATCGGCTCGCGCCTGGTCGCCAGCCTCGGGCTGATGGCCGGAGCCTGGCTGCTCTCGGGGCTGTTCGGCTTCGCCCTCGGGGTGCTGGCGGGCTCGCGGCGCGGCACGCTCGTGGACCGGGGCATCACCTGGTGGGCCTACACGCTCTCCTCGGCACCGACCTTCTGGGTGGGTCTGATCCTGCTCTACGTCTTCTCGGTCTGGCTGCAGTGGACACCGGTCTGCTGCGCCGGCCCGATCGGGGTGCTCAGCGAGGACGTGACGCTGTGGCAGCGCCTGCACCACATGCTGCTGCCGATGCTCGCCCTCAGCGTCGTCGGCATCGGCCCGATCACGCTGCACACCCGCCAGGCGGTGGCCGAGGTCCTCTCCCAGGACCATGTCACCTTCGCGCGGGCGCTCGGCGAGACGCCGCGCGGAGTCCTCGTGCGCCGCGTGCTGCGCAACGCCGCCGCCCCGGCGGTGATGCTGCAGTTCGCGAGCATCGGGGAGCTGTTCGGGGGCTCCGTGCTCGCCGAGCAGGTCTTCTCCTACCCGGGACTGGGGCAGGCGACCACGCAGGCCGCGCTGCGCCAGGACGTGCCGCTGCTGCTGGCCATCGCGCTCGTCACCGCGGCGCTCGTCTTCGTCGGCAACACGCTGGGCGACCTCGTGCACCGCCGCCTGGACCCCCGCGCCGCCCCGGAGGTCCCGGGCCGCTCCGTGCCGCGCCCCGACCGGGACGCCCCCGTCGAGCAGGTGAGCGCATGAGCACCGTGAGCCTGCCCGCTCCCACGCGCAACACCCGCCGCCGGACGCTGGGCGTCACCCTCGTGGCCCTCGCGATCGTCGCCGCGGTCGTCGTCGCTGCCTTCGCCCTCGAGTCCCGTGCAGCGGCCACCGACCTCACCGACAAGCTCCTCGGCCCGGCTCTCGCGCACCCGTTCGGCACCGACTGGCTGGGCCGGGACCTGCTCTCCCGGGTGCTGGTGGGACTGCGGCTCAGCCTCGTCGTCGGCCTCGTGGCCGCGGCCGGATCGGCGCTGATCGCGCTGCTGCTCGCCGCCCTCGCCACCACCGCCGGGCGACGCGCGGAGGCGGCCGTGACCTGGTTGGTCAACCTGTTCCTCGCGGTGCCGCACCTGGTGCTGCTGATCCTCGTCACCTTCGCGCTCGGCGGCGGGACCCAGGCCGTCGTGATCGCCGTCGCCGTCACGCACTGGCCGAGCCTCACCCGGGTCCTCATCGCCCAGGGTCGGGTGGTCGCCCGGTCCGACTACGCGGCGCTCGCCCGCAGCTTCGGGCACGGACGGTGGCACGTGGCCCGCCGCCACGTGATGCCGCACCTCGTGCCGCACGCGCTCGTCGGCGGCGTGCTGCTCTTCCCGCACGCGATCATGCACGAGGCCGCGCTGTCGTTCCTCGGCCTCGGCGTGGACGCCTCCCAGCCCGCGGTCGGCGTCCTGCTGCGCGACTCGATGCGGTTCTTGTCGACCGGGCAGTGGTGGCTGGCGGTGCTGCCCGGCCTGTGCCTGCTCGTGCTCGTGCTGCTCATCGACACGATCGGCGACAACCTGCGCGCCCTCACCGACCCCAGGAGCCACCACCGATGACGCCCGACGACCGCCGCGACGCCCCGCTGCTCGACGTACGCGACCTCGCGGTGACCTTCACCCAGTACGCGCGCGGCCTGCGCCGGCGCCACCTCACCCCGGTCCGCGGCATGACGCTGCAGGCCCGCCCGGGAGAGGTCACCGCGCTGGTCGGCGCGTCCGGCTCCGGCAAGACGCTGCTCGGGCTCGCGGTGCTCGGCCTGCTCCCGTCCCACGCCTCCACCAGCGGCGAGATCCGGTACGACGGGGAGCCGCTCACCGCTGCACGCCGCGCGGCGCTGGTGGGCGGCGAGCTCGCGATGCTGCCCCAGTCGATGAGCCACCTCGACCCGACGGCCACGGTGCACGCCCAGGTCGGGCGGGCGCTGGAGCTCGGTGGGCGCCCGGCGGCCGACGCGGAGCAGGTCCTCGCCGCACGCGGGCTCGGCCTCGAGGTGCTCACCCGCTACCCCCACGAGCTCTCCGGGGGCATGGCCCGCCGGGTGCTGCTGGCGATGGTGCTGTCCACCCCGCGGCGCCTGCTCATCGCCGACGAGCCGACCCCCGGGCTCGACCCCGCCTCCGCGGAGCGCACGCTGGCCGAGCTCCGCTCGCTCGCGGACGCCGGCGCGGCCGTGGTGCTGATCAGCCACGACCTGGTCGGCGTCCTGGGCATCGCGGACCGGATCGTGGTCACCGACCACGGCACCACCCTCGAGACCGCGCTGCCGTCGCAGTTCGCGGGCGACGGCGCCGGGCTCGCGCACCCCTACAGCCGCGCCCTGTGGCGGGCGATGCCGGTCAACGGCTTCCACCGCCCGGTGGCGGACGTCCTGGCACCGCACGCGCTCTCTGACGCGCGCTCCGGGCCCGCGCGGGCCGTGGCGGGGGCCTCGGCATGACCCTGCGTGCGGACGAGGTCTGGTTCCGCCACCGCGCCGGCGACCCGTGGGTGCTGGGCGGGGCGAGCCTGCACGTGCATCCCGGCGAGGTCGTCGGGCTGCGAGGACCGTCGGGGATCGGGAAGTCCACGCTGGGCCGGGTCCTGGCCGGGCTGCTGCGACCCGCCGAGGGCGAGGTCAGCACCCCGTCCGGCCGGATCGTGCGCCCCCGCCGGGAGGTGCAGTACCTGGCCCAGGACGCGCAGGCGGCGATGAACCCGCGCTGGCGCGTCGTCGACGTCCTCGCGGAGGCGGGCCCGGACCCCGCGGGCGACGGCACGGACGCCGGCCTCGTCGACCCCGCGTGGCACGACCGCTTCCCCCACGAGCTCAGCGGTGGCCAGCTCCAGCGGGTCAACCTCGCCCGTGCCCTGCGAGCCAGGCCCGCCTACCTGGTGGCGGACGAGATATCCGCGAGCCTGGATGCGGTCAACCAGGCAGTGGTCTGGCACGACCTGGTCGCCGCTGCGCGCGCAGCGGGCCTGGGAGTGGTGGCGATCTCGCACGACGCCCCGCTGCTCGACCGGGTCGCAGACCGGGTGGTCGGGTTCGCCCCCGGCGGTCCCACCGGCTGAGCGGCACCGCCGGCGGTCGCTCGCCACCCGGCCTGGCCCTGTCGCCTCTCTGGTTGGATTGGGCCCATGGAACCTCTCGCCCTCGTGATCCTGCTCGTCGCCGTCGTCGGCGTCGCGCTGGTCGCCACCGTCGCCGGCCTGCTGGTGAGCGGCCGGCGCAAGCCCAAGCCGCTGCCGCGCACCCACACCGACGTCATCGCGACGCCGCCGGTCGATCCCGACGCCCCGCCGGTGGAGCTCAGCTCTCCACCGGCGACCCTCGAGCCGGAGGTCGAGGCGGAGCCGGCGGTCATCTTCGAGGAGCCGCAGGCGCCGGCCCTCGAGCGGCCCGAGGGCACCGCCTCGCGCCTGGTGCGCCTGCGCCAGCGCCTCGCCGGTTCGCAGGGCGGCCTGGGCCGCGGTCTGCTCGCTCTGCTCAGCCGGGACCGCATCGACGAGGACACGTGGGAGTCCATCGAGGACACCCTGCTCACCGCCGACGTCGGTGTCGCGCCCACCCAGGAGCTGGTCGACCGGCTGCGCACCCGGGTGCGCGTCGAGGGCTCCACGCCGGAGGAGACCCGCACGATCCTGCGCGAGGAGCTGCTCACCCTGGTCGGCCCCGACCTTGACCGCCGCCTGAAGGTCAGTGGCGAGGACGGCAAGCCGGGCGTCGTCCTGGTCGTCGGCGTGAACGGCGCCGGCAAGACCACCACCGTCGGCAAGATCTCGCGCATCCTGGTCGCCGAGGACCGCAGCGTCGTGCTGGGCGCGGCCGACACCTTCCGTGCCGCCGCCGTGGAGCAGCTCGCGACCTGGGGCGAGCGCGTCGGTGTCGAGGTGGTCCGCGGACAGGAGGGCACCGACCCGGCCAGCGTCGCCTTCGACGCGGTCAAGGAGGGCGTCGACCGCGGGGTGGACACCGTCATCGTCGACACCGCCGGCCGGCTGCAGAACAAGGCCGGCCTCATGGACGAGCTCGGCAAGGTCAAGCGCGTCATCGAGAAGCAGGCGCCCGTCACCGAGGTGCTGCTCGTCCTGGACGCCACCACCGGTCAGAACGGCATGATCCAGGCACGGGTGTTCAGCGAGGTCGTCGACGTCACCGGCATCGTGCTCACCAAGCTCGACGGCTCGGCCAAGGGCGGCATCGTGGTGGCCGTCCAGCGCGAGCTCGGCGTACCGGTCAAGCTGGTGGGGCTCGGCGAGGGCGCTGACGACCTCGCGCCGTTCGACCCGGGCGCGTTCGTGGACGCCCTGCTCGGCTGAGCTTCGTCCCGCACCCTGCCTCGACCCCGGTCCGCGTCCGCGCGGCCGGGGTCGCGGCGTTCCCAGGCGCCACGACGGGCAAACGGCCGGACTCCGGGCGACATCCAGATGTAACAAACACCTCGGACTCGTTTCCTGCCAGCAACAAACAGCGGTCCATGGCGAAACCTCCGGGACCGAGGGTCTAGGAGAACGGACACGGAGCCGGCCCGAGGAGACAACGCCGTCAGGGGTCCCCGTCGTCCACAGATCGCTAACCCTGGAGGTTCGATGGACTACGGCTACCACGCCTTGATGCTGATCGCGGCGTCACTCGTCCTGATGATGACGCCCGCCCTCGCGCTGTTCTACGGCGGCATGAGCCGGTCCAAGTCCGTGCTCAACATGATGATGATGTCGTTCTCCTCCATGGGAGTCGTCGGTGTCATCTACGTCCTGTGGGGCTGGAGCATGTCCTACGGCGACACCGACATCGCGATGCTCTTCGCGAACCCCTTCGAGCTCTTCGGGCTCGACGGCGTCGCGGGCCAGGACTACATCTTCGTCGGCTTCCAGCTGACCTTCGCGGTGCTCACCGCCGCGCTGATCAGCGGCGCGATCGCCGACCGGATGAAGTTCTCCGCCTGGCTGCTGTTCCTCCCGCTGTGGGTGACGCTGTCGTACTTCCCGCTGGCCCACATGGTCTGGGGCGGCGGCTTCCTCAGCCACTCGACCAACGGCCTGGCCGACCTGCTCTTCTCCGGTCCTGACGGCGCCGAGGTGGCGCCGATCGACTACGCCGGCGGCACGGTCGTCCACATCAACGCCGGTGTCGCCGGCCTGATCCTGGCCCTCATGCTCGGCAAGCGCCTCGGCTTCGGCAAGGAGCCGATGAAGCCGCACAACCTGCCGCTCACCATGCTCGGCGCCGGTCTGCTCTGGTTCGGCTGGTTCGGCTTCAACGTCGGCTCGATCGTCTTCGCCGGCGACAGCGCCGAGGGCGACGCTGCGCAGTTCCTGAGCGAGACCAGCCTGGTCTGGCTGAACACCACCGTCGCCGCGGCCGCCGCGATCCTCGGCTGGCTGGTCATCGAGAAGATCCGCGACGGCAAGGCCACCTCGCTGGGTGCCGCCTCGGGCGTCGTCGCCGGTCTGGTCGCGATCACCCCGGCCTGTGGGGCCGTCTCGCCGATCGGCGCGATCATCCTCGGCCTGGTCGCCGGCGCCCTGTGCGCCCTGGCCGTCGGCCTGAAGTACAAGCTCGGCTACGACGACTCCCTCGACGTCGTCGGCGTCCACCTCGTCGGTGGCATCGTGGGCACCGTCGGCGTCGGCTTCGTCGCCACCGCGGGCGGCCTGTTCTACGGTGACGGCCTCAAGCTCCTCGTGGTCCAGTTCGTCGTCGCCCTGTTCGCGATCCTCTGGTCCGCCGTGGCCACCGTGATCGTCGCGCTCATCGTCAAGGCGGTCATCGGCCTGCGTCTCCCCGAGGAGGACGAGGTCACGGGCATCGACTTCGCCGACCACGGCGAGGCCGCCTACGACTTCTCCGGCAGCGGCGCCACCCGCCGTGCGTCGGTCCTCGCCGGTGGCTCCGCCCCGGCGTCCACCACCCCCAGCGAAGGAGCCAACGCATGAAGCTCGTGACCGCGGTCATCAAGCCGCACAAGTGGGAAGACGTCCGTGAGGCCCTGGAGACCTTCGGGGTGACGGGCATGACCGTCAGCGAGGTCAGCGGCTACGGCCGCCAGAAGGGCCACACCGAGGTCTACCGGGGCGCGGAGTACGACATCGCGCTGGTGCCCAAGATCCGCATCGAGATCGTCACCGAGGACGAGGACACCGACGACGTCGTCGGGATCATCGTCAAGACCGCCCAGACCGGGCGGATCGGGGACGGCAAGGTCTGGGTCAGCCCGGTCGAGACCGTCGTCCGGGTCCGCACCGGCGACCGCGACGAAGCGGCCCTGTAAGTCGAGTGCTGTGACCCGACACCGCTGAACCACCACGGCCCGGCTCCCCTTGGGGGTCGGGCCGTGGTGCGTCCTGCCCCGCCATCGGGCACTGGGTGCCCGGGGCGGGCAGCAGCGGCTCCGCCCTCCGACCCTCCCTCCGACCCCTCCGAGGAGACCACCCCTGATGAACCCCGGCAGCGCACGCCCCGCAGGAACCCCGGGACCGCTCTCGTGACCGCAGCCGAGCGGGCCCGTCGTACGGCCGAGGCCGACGCCCTGTGCGCCCGGGCGTACGCCGCCTGCGGGGGGCCCGACACGGGCGTCGCGCTGGTCGCGGTGGGCGGGTACGGCCGCGGCGAACTGGCGCCGCACTCCGACCTCGACGTGGTCCTGGTCTGCGACGAGGGCGTCGAGCCGGGGGAGCTGGCCGAGCAGGTGTGGTACCCGCTGTGGGACTCCGGCGCCCGCGTCGACCACGCGGTGCGCACCCTGCCGGAGGTGCAGGCCGCCGCCGAGGACGACCTGCGCGTGGCGCTCGGCCTGCTCGACGTGCGCCACCTCGCCGGCGACCCGAACCTGACGCTGCGCCTGCGCACCCACGTGCTGGCCCAGTGGCGCCGCGGCGCGCTGCGCCGCCTTCCCGAGCTCCAGCGCATGGTGGGCGACCGGCACCGTCGCGTCGGCGAGCTCGCGCACCTCTCGGTCCCCGAGGTCAAGGAGGCCGGTGGCGGCCTGCGCGACGCCGGGGTGCTCAAGGCGCTGCTGGCCACCTGGCTGGTCGACGTGCCCCACGTCGAGCTCGAGCAGAGTCGCCGCGCCCTGCTCGACGTCC includes the following:
- a CDS encoding ABC transporter substrate-binding protein produces the protein MRRPARSTALAAAALLASALTAGCASDPAPVGDGGRPAQLTVALGGEPDDGFDPTLGWGRYGSPLFQSTLLQRTADLDVTGDLATEWEVSRDGRVWTVEIRDDARFTDGTPVRAEDVAYTFNQAARSGGLTDVTVLERAEATGPTTVELRLRRAQSTFVNRLVSLGIVPEDAHGPGYARQPIGSGPYSFVSWEPGQQLVVERNDDYYGEQPEFERLVFLFTDEDATLAALRAGEVDLAGVPSSMASEDVADMSLVTVPSLDNRALSFPTLPDEGRTTEDGRPIGNDVSADVAVRRAINLAVDREALVAGVLDGHGSPAYGPVDEAPWFEPSTAIEDADPDAAAALLEEAGWTDEDGDGVREKDGIAAELTLYYPAGDSLRQNLALAVVDMVDDAGIAITPRAGSWEEIEQHLHADPVLFGWGSHDPMEMYNHLASSQAGVEYNNPGMYADDEVDRHLEAALAATDPETASRHWQAAQVPSGPAADAPWAWLVNLDHTYYARSCLDLGDPVVEPHGHGWPLTAGIADWRWSC
- a CDS encoding ABC transporter permease; this encodes MLRLLRGVGTRAAQLALLLAAVAVASFALMSASPVDPVDAYIGAELSAVGPEQRELIEQRWALDDSAPERFVAWAGELLRGNAGESHIYGQPVTEVIGSRLVASLGLMAGAWLLSGLFGFALGVLAGSRRGTLVDRGITWWAYTLSSAPTFWVGLILLYVFSVWLQWTPVCCAGPIGVLSEDVTLWQRLHHMLLPMLALSVVGIGPITLHTRQAVAEVLSQDHVTFARALGETPRGVLVRRVLRNAAAPAVMLQFASIGELFGGSVLAEQVFSYPGLGQATTQAALRQDVPLLLAIALVTAALVFVGNTLGDLVHRRLDPRAAPEVPGRSVPRPDRDAPVEQVSA
- a CDS encoding ABC transporter permease gives rise to the protein MSTVSLPAPTRNTRRRTLGVTLVALAIVAAVVVAAFALESRAAATDLTDKLLGPALAHPFGTDWLGRDLLSRVLVGLRLSLVVGLVAAAGSALIALLLAALATTAGRRAEAAVTWLVNLFLAVPHLVLLILVTFALGGGTQAVVIAVAVTHWPSLTRVLIAQGRVVARSDYAALARSFGHGRWHVARRHVMPHLVPHALVGGVLLFPHAIMHEAALSFLGLGVDASQPAVGVLLRDSMRFLSTGQWWLAVLPGLCLLVLVLLIDTIGDNLRALTDPRSHHR
- a CDS encoding ATP-binding cassette domain-containing protein codes for the protein MTPDDRRDAPLLDVRDLAVTFTQYARGLRRRHLTPVRGMTLQARPGEVTALVGASGSGKTLLGLAVLGLLPSHASTSGEIRYDGEPLTAARRAALVGGELAMLPQSMSHLDPTATVHAQVGRALELGGRPAADAEQVLAARGLGLEVLTRYPHELSGGMARRVLLAMVLSTPRRLLIADEPTPGLDPASAERTLAELRSLADAGAAVVLISHDLVGVLGIADRIVVTDHGTTLETALPSQFAGDGAGLAHPYSRALWRAMPVNGFHRPVADVLAPHALSDARSGPARAVAGASA
- a CDS encoding ABC transporter ATP-binding protein, with amino-acid sequence MTLRADEVWFRHRAGDPWVLGGASLHVHPGEVVGLRGPSGIGKSTLGRVLAGLLRPAEGEVSTPSGRIVRPRREVQYLAQDAQAAMNPRWRVVDVLAEAGPDPAGDGTDAGLVDPAWHDRFPHELSGGQLQRVNLARALRARPAYLVADEISASLDAVNQAVVWHDLVAAARAAGLGVVAISHDAPLLDRVADRVVGFAPGGPTG
- the ftsY gene encoding signal recognition particle-docking protein FtsY, which produces MEPLALVILLVAVVGVALVATVAGLLVSGRRKPKPLPRTHTDVIATPPVDPDAPPVELSSPPATLEPEVEAEPAVIFEEPQAPALERPEGTASRLVRLRQRLAGSQGGLGRGLLALLSRDRIDEDTWESIEDTLLTADVGVAPTQELVDRLRTRVRVEGSTPEETRTILREELLTLVGPDLDRRLKVSGEDGKPGVVLVVGVNGAGKTTTVGKISRILVAEDRSVVLGAADTFRAAAVEQLATWGERVGVEVVRGQEGTDPASVAFDAVKEGVDRGVDTVIVDTAGRLQNKAGLMDELGKVKRVIEKQAPVTEVLLVLDATTGQNGMIQARVFSEVVDVTGIVLTKLDGSAKGGIVVAVQRELGVPVKLVGLGEGADDLAPFDPGAFVDALLG
- a CDS encoding ammonium transporter, with product MDYGYHALMLIAASLVLMMTPALALFYGGMSRSKSVLNMMMMSFSSMGVVGVIYVLWGWSMSYGDTDIAMLFANPFELFGLDGVAGQDYIFVGFQLTFAVLTAALISGAIADRMKFSAWLLFLPLWVTLSYFPLAHMVWGGGFLSHSTNGLADLLFSGPDGAEVAPIDYAGGTVVHINAGVAGLILALMLGKRLGFGKEPMKPHNLPLTMLGAGLLWFGWFGFNVGSIVFAGDSAEGDAAQFLSETSLVWLNTTVAAAAAILGWLVIEKIRDGKATSLGAASGVVAGLVAITPACGAVSPIGAIILGLVAGALCALAVGLKYKLGYDDSLDVVGVHLVGGIVGTVGVGFVATAGGLFYGDGLKLLVVQFVVALFAILWSAVATVIVALIVKAVIGLRLPEEDEVTGIDFADHGEAAYDFSGSGATRRASVLAGGSAPASTTPSEGANA
- a CDS encoding P-II family nitrogen regulator, with product MKLVTAVIKPHKWEDVREALETFGVTGMTVSEVSGYGRQKGHTEVYRGAEYDIALVPKIRIEIVTEDEDTDDVVGIIVKTAQTGRIGDGKVWVSPVETVVRVRTGDRDEAAL